Sequence from the Mycobacterium florentinum genome:
TATCAGCAAAAATCGGTGGACACCGATGGCACCATGGGTGACGTGACCACTCACCAGGTGCCCGTGCACAGCCCCGGCCACCACCGGCAGCGGACCTTCGCGCAGTCGTCCAAGCTTCAGGACGTTCTGTACGAAATCCGCGGCCCGGTGCACCAGCATGCTGCGCGGCTGGAGGCCGAGGGGCACCGCATTCTCAAGCTCAACATCGGCAACCCGGCGCCGTTCGGCTTCGACGCACCCGACGTGATCATGCGCGACATGATCCAGGCGCTGCCCTACGCGCAAGGCTATTCGGACTCGCAGGGGATCCTGCCGGCCCGGCGCGCGGTGGTCACCCGCTACGAACTGGTCGACGGCTTCCCGCGGTTCGACGTCGACGACGTCTTCCTCGGCAACGGCGTATCCGAGCTGATCACGATGACGCTGCAGGCCCTGCTCGACAACGGCGACCAGGTGCTGATTCCCTCCCCCGACTACCCGTTGTGGACGGCGTCGACGTCGCTCGCCGGGGGCACGCCCGTGCACTACCTCTGCGATGAGACCCAGGGCTGGCAGCCCGACATCGCCGACATGGAGTCGAAGATCACCGAGCGCACCAAGGCGCTGGTCGTGATCAACCCGAACAACCCCACCGGCGCCGTGTACAGCCGCGAAATCCTGAGCCAGATGGTCGACCTGGCCCGCAAACACCAGCTGCTGCTGCTCGCCGACGAGATCTACGACAAGATCCTCTACAACGACGCCAAGCACATCAGCCTGGCCACTCTCGCGCCCGACCTGCTGTGCCTGACCTTCAACGGCCTGTCGAAGGCCTACCGGGTCGCCGGGTACCGGGCCGGCTGGCTCGCGATCACCGGACCCAAGGACCACGCCGGCAGCTTCATCGAGGGAATCAGCCTGCTGGCCAACATGCGGCTGTGCCCGAACGTCCCCGCCCAGCACGCGATCCAGGTCGCCCTCGGCGGCCACCAGAGCATCGACGACCTGGTGCTGCCCGGCGGCCGGCTACTCGAGCAGCGCGACGTCGCGTGGACCAAGCTCAACCAGATACCCGGGGTGTCCTGCGTCAAGCCGGACGGCGCGCTGTACGCGTTCCCGCGGCTGGATCCCGAGGTCTACGACATCGAAGACGACGAGCAGCTGGTCCTCGACCTGCTGCTGCAGGAGAAGATCCTGGTGGGCCAGGGCACCGGCTTCAACTGGCCGGCCCCGGATCACCTGCGCATCGTGACCCTGCCGTGGGCGCGTGATCTGTCCGCCGCGATCGAACGGCTGGGCAACTTCCTGACCGCCTATCGGCAGTAAGCCGCCTCTACGGTGGAGCGGGTGACCCACTCGCACTCGCACACCCTGTCGTCAGGACCGTCCCCGCTGGGGCCGCTGCCCGCCAAGATCGTGGTGGGGCTGCTGGTTGCGATCGGGATCGCCGCGATCGCCGGTGCGGCGATGCTGTGGCCGAGCCGCCAGCACGTCGACATCCCGATGCCGTATCAGAGCGCGACCGGCGGGGCGGTGAGCACCGAGCGCGCGCACGTGCTGTCCAGCGGGTTGGGCGACTGCGGCAGCCCGTCGGCCAGTCAGGTGCTCACCACGACTCCGCAGCCGGGAACGCCGGGCGCCGGGCGATGCGTCCAGACAGTGGTCGCGATCGATTCGGGTCCGAACGCCGGCGCCAAAACACTGTTGGAGTTCTCCCCGGGCCCCGGCCAGCCGCAGTTCAACCCCGATGACCGCATCCGGGTCGTGCGGCAGGTCGACGCCCAGGGCGCCACCACGTACGCGTTCTACGACTTCGAGCGCGGCTGGTCGCTGGTCGCGCTGGCCCTGGGGTTCGCGTTGGTCATTGTCGCGGTGGCACGCTGGCGCGGGCTGCTGGCGCTGGTCGGCATCGTGGTCGCGTTTCTGGTGCTGGTGGTCTTCTTGTTGCCGGCGCTG
This genomic interval carries:
- a CDS encoding pyridoxal phosphate-dependent aminotransferase, producing the protein MDTDGTMGDVTTHQVPVHSPGHHRQRTFAQSSKLQDVLYEIRGPVHQHAARLEAEGHRILKLNIGNPAPFGFDAPDVIMRDMIQALPYAQGYSDSQGILPARRAVVTRYELVDGFPRFDVDDVFLGNGVSELITMTLQALLDNGDQVLIPSPDYPLWTASTSLAGGTPVHYLCDETQGWQPDIADMESKITERTKALVVINPNNPTGAVYSREILSQMVDLARKHQLLLLADEIYDKILYNDAKHISLATLAPDLLCLTFNGLSKAYRVAGYRAGWLAITGPKDHAGSFIEGISLLANMRLCPNVPAQHAIQVALGGHQSIDDLVLPGGRLLEQRDVAWTKLNQIPGVSCVKPDGALYAFPRLDPEVYDIEDDEQLVLDLLLQEKILVGQGTGFNWPAPDHLRIVTLPWARDLSAAIERLGNFLTAYRQ